TGCTGTGAAAGACAAGTGGGGGAACTGGGGCCTCCACAAACCACACtttgagcacagcagcactgttaTTTGAGGTGTATTTGTGAAATTCTTCAATGCAGAGGAACAgtgctgataaaaaaaaaataaataatgaaagcaCTGAGCTGCACTGAGCTTGGAGGACACTGACTTTGCAGGTGATGAGTGGGAAAGTCATGCCTGGGACCTGACACACAGACAGAGGTGCCACAGGCAGGGTCTGGGTGTTCCCCTCCCAAAATGACTTCTAAAAAAACTTCTCTGGGCCTTCCCACCCAGCTTCAAGCAGCTCACAAATCATGTTTGCACATGCTTTCTTCACTGGCCACAGGATTTCTCCTGCTCAGCATCCCTGAGGGCTCCCTGTAACCAGCACAGGGCCAGAGCTCTTGGCACCACCTCCAAAATGATGCCCAGCACCACAAGTGCCTTAACCTGCAGgaggttttcccttttcctttgtaatcccccagctctgcacctctccagcactgctgtcctgaTGGGCTCCTTGGGAAGGCCATGAggcccctccttccctctgctcctgccccctgcTCTGGATTTCTGTTTAAATGTGATTAATGGTGCATTTGTCCCTTGCTCTGGTGATCAAACACTCCTGTGGaaggtgggagaggaggaaaagaatccccctgggcagagctgggaatgacaCCTGGATCTGTGCCCCCTGAAGGGCTGAAAGGCTGGCAGGCTGTCACCGCTCCCTTCCCCGCTTCAGACACGCTGTAGCTGATTTTTGTTGATCCAAACAAAGCTGGGCTAACACAGCAATAAAGGGGCTCAAAGATGAATACAGAACAATGCAAATGGACACAGGAAGCTTGTTATGATTTACTCctcaaacactgaaaataaaatggaaataaagagaTGGCACAGAAACAGTTGTTGATTATGTAGACTGAAACACCACATCAAGAAATAGAGTTTAGATGGTCAGTTTCTATTTTTACAGACAAAAATCAATCCCAAACTTCCAAAGGTATTTTGTGTctggtttattattttctttccataacAGTCAATGTGGTCCAAGATCTCTGAATGTTATCATGCAAAGAGGAAGGACAGGCACAATTTCCCCACTCAAACCACTTTATTGACACACTTGCAAGACAAAAATAAACGCTCCCTGCTTCCTACACCCCTCATGCCAGCTTCTGTCTgcaacttttctcttttttttctttttttaaaactttcagcTCATTACAAGAAagtcattttattttcacattttgctGGCAGCTGGAATTCTCCAAATGGGGGAAGCAGGGCTGAGATGCATCTATCTCATCCCTCAGCAAAAATCCCTGCAACATACGGTGCTGTTATGACTCTGAGCTTTAGGTGGAGAGGGAAACAGGCATCTGGGCTGGGCTCATTTGTAACGCTGCACTTGCTGGATTAATATGGAAAGACAGATGAAGGCAGACACTTTAATTACTTCACCCTAACTTTTTATTACAACATCAAGTAAAATGGTGAGTTACAGAGGATAATGGGCGTGAAACATCTGGGATGAAGTCGCACACAAGCTCATGGGTTGTTATCTGCCAATGGGGTTTTAAATATTGATAATTTCTGTACATGCATCTTTGTGTTATTTCTGATCTTGATAAATCATCTCAGGATTACTTTGTTTTGAGCTGTGAGGTAGCTACTAGGACTGGGACCCagcttttttcttctggaattttCTGAACTGGGACTGTATCGCCACGGCCGCCCGCTCTGTCTCTGGCGCGTCCATGTCTATGTCAAACTCCTCTTGGACCTTCTTTTGCCCATCTGCTCaaaggaaacagaacaaaaacatcAACAGCTTTTTCAGACAGGGATGATCACTGAACAGCACAGGTGGAAAATTGTGatgctttttcctccttcctaaAGATCCTTATTAAATACTGAGGTAAAAGTCCTTTATCTCTTAACCGTATCTCAATTTTAATACCAAGGAAAAGGCATCAATAGACatggccaggaggagcagattCAGGGAAAAAACCTGGCACAAGTTACACCAAGTCCCTCCCAGTGACAGAGTTTGGGGAGCTGGGCACTGAGGAGCAACATCCAAGGGGTGCTCAGCACTCATCCAGCATCTGGGCAAgtccccccagcacagggagccagcggtgagggacagagggactCCTCTGTGCCACCCAGCAGGCAGAACTTAAAGttctttccaacctaaattagTCCATGTTTACTCTAAAAAAAGAGGcagagtaaaatattttaaagtcgAGGCATTAAGACCCTGTTTTTATCACACCTCCAACATGAGAGGAAGAGATAATACATCCTAAGGCTAATTTCCATCCTTTCCACTCATTTCCTGCCTCATCCCTTCCAACAGGCACAGCTCTTCCCCTCTGAATCATTTATGTCCATCTCTCCACCACTGTGCTGCTTCCCTCACTtctctccaggctctgctcttgtCTTTCATCCTCAATCCTTGGCTCTTTGCCTTCCTTTATTCCCAGCTTTCCCTTCAGCTGCATTCGGCCTCCATGTGGCCAACCCAGCTGACTTTGCTGAATTTTCCTTCACCCACCTACAAGTTAAAAGTGCAGTCCTGGGAAAACTCCTGCCCTGCTTGCAAAGATAACCCTAAACTGCCTGGACTGAGCTGGTGGGAGCACGTCTGCCCCACTAACCTTGTCACAGCATTGAGTTTTTCACTGTAAACTGGTTTGTTAAACTCTCTGATGCCACTCTTGTGTGCCAGCCTGCAGGGCACGTCACACCAGGAgtgtgcagggagctctgcttgGGGGAATTCACCCATTTTCAACCACTTTGCTTTTAATTCTTGGCATCAATACCTCCAGGATGCTCACCCCCAAGTAGGGTTAATGCAAATAAAggcaatttattttcattttaatatttaaatgaaaataaacttaTTCCCCATAGTCTCTGTCCTGCACACTAGAAAACAGGGATGCCATTCCATGGTTTTAGTATGAGACCTGCAGGATTTCATGCCTTTACTTCTTGTTCTTACTGAGAACTCAGTTTTTGTGTCCATATTCTATGGACCACTCTAAACTGAGGAAATATTTAAAGGGAAGGTTTTGCAATATCCcatattgattttattttaactacAGTAATCAAATAAATGCAGCTATGCTAATGTAAGAGAAATGTTCACttagtattttgttttatttagaaaacatttaagaagaaagatgaaaatggaggaagaaatagaaaatatggaTAAAAAGAACAGCTTGAGAGCTCACCAAATTTTATTACACAGGCTAATGAAAAGCTAAGCTATCAAAACAAAGACTTTTGTGGAACAAAATCAATCCATTAACTTTATGTcattaaatcacagaatcatgtcATTAAATCTGAGAATCTGCATGGTTTGTGTGGCTATTCAAGCaatacagaaatacaatttatagTTTATCTTCCGTGGGGAAAGGGATGTGAAGGTCGGACATGACACAGCCAAGGAGAAACTGgaactgatttttatttggtATTTATGGGTTAAAGGCAACCTAACAGTAGAAGTGGAGTCTATCCATTGATTTTAGCCTCTCAGTGGAATAATTGCTGTCCTTTGGAAATGCCAGTTGGGAAAACCAGATGGGTGGATGAACAGACACAATTGGGTCTGTACCTCTTGAGGAAATCTGGCTTGTACAGCTCATTTCCTATTACAGCCAAGTTTTAGCACTATCTTAACTTGCAACAGTGACTCAGCAATCTCACATTAACACTtaagaaaatacagcatttaaTTTGTCTCTAAAATTTCCAGGGCACTTAAATATTTGCTTGATGCTATCATCACTGCTTTAAAATCAACTGTAATACATAATTCACAACATCTTAAGGTCTgactttcttttatttcttttaaccTACAATTGTTGACATCAAAACCAAATCTCCACATAAACTCTTCctatatttctgttttcttatcACCCACTGAAAAATGCTAGGACAAGAAGTTTTCAGCCATGACTTGGACTTGTAATTAAGAAATGAGAAGTGTTCAAATGGTCCAAgatatttaaatgaataaagGAGAAATTCATGATTAGCAGATGGTAGGGAAATACAATGATTACACATATGGGCATAATACACATTACAAAACAACATGTGCATTATCTATGTAGGTAATGTAATAGAATGGATATATctgtataattttctttctccctatgcccatatttcacttttttataCATGGATGGTCCATCCACATTTGCATACATAgagaatatatatattaatatataattgcACAGACATATTTTCTTAAAGAGTTTAAATCCTGTGTTAAACTGGAAAGAGCTGGATTGGGTATTTCCCAGATATTGGGAGTAGATTTTCTTGGAGTTCTCCCCAAACCATTTCCTATCGATACCTGTCACAACACAGATACTTTACCAGATGGACTGTCAATCTGCAGAGAAAATTCAGTGGAGTGCCAGCTTGGGCTTTGTCTAAGGGAATAAAATTTTAGCTTTTACCTTGAGCTGCTTCCCTAAAAGCAGCCTTGTGATTTAAGAAGTATCACACCCTGCAAACAACACAGTTTTACTGGTTGGGAGCAGGAGTTCCAACTCTGTGacagaggagctggaaccaggtgatctttaagttcccttccaacccacagCATTGTCTGATTCTACAAATTTAGAATTAACCAATTAATTACAATGGAAACCCAGCTTGGGCTCAGGACCTGCACAGACTAGAAATCACCTCAGTGCACTGATGAAAAGATTAAAGCCTTTTTGCACCCTTCCTACTCCATATCCACCCATGGCACGGTAACTTTTACCTGTCAGTAGTTGTTCACATATCTCAAGCGTGCAGGCTGTTGGATTTGAGTCCTCAAATCATTAAAtttctgcagagagctgaaagCAAGCCTGTAGAAAGGCTCCTCTTTCATGCACTCCTGGTTTTCCTTTCACAAGGGATAATTAGCTTGGAAATGGTCTGAAAACCCAGGAAATTCTCACTCCAAGCAGACCAGAGCACAGgtaagcactggcacaggttttaCTCCTggacttgatttttttcattcctgctGGTGGGGGCCAACCATTCTGATAGCAACCACCTTCTTCCAAGCTGCCTTGATGTGGCAATAAAGGTGGATCAGGattccctccccaccctctgcCACACACAACCTTTTGTTGGTATCTTCACTTTCTAAATTAAATGATGTTTTATTTCATATGGATATCTGAGGATACCTGGACTACACCCACTCCCAGGAGAAaaccagggaaaacaaaactgttGTCTTAACAGACAATACTTGCAGACTTAAACTCACAAGCTTCTTATGATTTTACAGAATTCAGAGATTTTTGATAAGCCCTGGCctgcattttctgctttctgaggGGGGATCTGCTTTCATTAGCACCACAATAAATAAATCCCCCTAACCCTTCCCACGAAACTCAGCTATTGCAAGGCTTTCCCTGAAAGATTCCTTCATACTTTGCTGGACTCTTCTGAACACACCCTGGCAAACCAGGGCAGCCagtgcctggccctgctgggctctgatcACTGCCAGCAGTTGTTGGCCATAACTAAAGATTGTTACCCAATGAATTTCCCAAAATCAATTTAACCATGGACTGGCTCTGGTGCCAATTGAGGCAAATCTGATCAGTGGTGGGGCAAACTCCTTGGAGAactattgtatttgctgggaaatgTCCCAaagaaggcaggaatgatgaatctgactccatgatctcagaaggctaatttattactttatgatactatattatattaaagaatactatactaaagaatacagaaaagatacttactgaatgctaaaaagataataatgaaaattcatGACACTTTCCAGTCTTGGCACAgattggccctgattggccaatgagtgaaaacaactcacagcagaatccaatgaaacaatcacctgtgggtaaacaatctccaaacacattccacatgagcacaacacaggagaagcaaatgagataagcgttgttttcctgttctctgaggcttctgggcttcccaggagaagaatcctgggtgaagggatttctttcagagaatgtgaatgccacatcaAATTCCTGCTGAAAAGGGGCTCCCCAcaccccagcaccaccacactgcagggctgcagtcagaGACAATTTATAGGGCACAGGTTTTCCCTCCCCACAGGCAGCACTCATCCCAGCAGGAGAGCCTGAAGCAGCAACTAATGAGCTGCTTTCCAAGTCTCCCATCATCTTGCACCgctgcagctgaaaaaagatctgtgttttccttttccagatGAAACAGCATTAGAATGCTGTCTCCATGATCTGCTACAGCGCCCTGTGATCCATGGCAAACACTGGATGGATAATGaagctgaaggaaaacaataaaatcttACACATAAATCTACCCATCAAACTCTGAAGAAATGTGGTGCAAATGTAATTATTCACAAATGTGCCTCCAGCTATTTCTTTCATTTACTTTTCAGCTATGAAGTAAAACGAATTGTGATAACgctgggaaaaggaaatattgcTTATTCCATATGGGCCAAAAGTTTAAAGCAGCCTTTTCTGACATTTGAACACAGCCTAAACAGACCAGTCCTTCCCAAAACtgctcagggaagggaaaaggttAGTGAGGTGGAAAAGGGGATTCAGTCTTTATTCTCAGAAATTCCCATATTCCAGATGAAACAGAAATTGCTCGTCACATTCTGGAAAACATTCAGCATGAAAAATCACATGGGCTGAAGCCTCTACCTGGCATTTCATGTCTCAGGTGCTATCCTCTGCCCCTGCTCACATCTAACAGGAATTATGGGACCAGACCAAAGATGGAATACACTcataaaaatactgcatttttcagTGGCTAAACTGCagcatttaggaaaaaagattCAATGGAGTGTGGGACAGAATCACAGGGCCAGAAGCAGGGTTGGCCTCAGGCAGGATCATTACCTCCCACTGCTCCAAAGATTTTTCAAGCTGTGACAATCTTTATCCAAGCTATTACACCAGCCTGTCCAATGAGGCAGGACAGCCCCTAATCAAAGAGGACCAAAATGGGCAGGAATCACATGGATGTCAACATCCAAACTTTATCTTTATGTGATGGGAAGAGCCTGCCCAGACTCCACAGAGCAACCAGCCAGCTGGAGAGAGCATATGGATGCTCAGAGGTGTGGAGGCCACACTTAAGTCCTCACAAGGAACAGTTTTAAGAGCCAAGAGTTGATGTTGGCCATTCTTTCCCCTCTGTATCTACTTGAGGGTGAGGAAGTAAAAGACTCATTTTTTAGGGGAGTTGTAGAACCatggaatggcctgggttggaagggaccttagagatcatccagtgccacccctgccatggcagggacaccttccactgtgccaggctgctccaagccccagtgtccaacctggccttgggcactgccagggatccaggggcatccATAAAATTTCTGGGCAAACTGTTACGGTTCCGCACTAAGttcacaataaagaatttcttctgatATCTAACCTGAACCTAAACTtgctgtcagtttgaagccattctcccttgtaCTTGGAATTGTCTCtctcttcccagctcctccaggccctgcaaggccaccctgagctcagcccaaagcttctcctgtgcaggtgaacaatcccagctgtgccagcctttcctcccagcagagctgctccatccctctgcccatcctagagcctcctctgggctctctgcagcagctccagctcctccctgggctgggcccaggcctggggcagcagaACTCCACAaccatcctgtccctgttccctgggagcagagcccgacccccccggctgtgccctcctggcagggacttgtgcagagccacaagggcccctgagcctcctttgctccagccccagcccctgcccagctccctcagcccctcctggggctccagcccctgcccagctccctcagcccctcctgggctccagcccctgcccagctccgttccctgccctggacacgctccagcccctccagggctctcctgcaggagcagaactgggcccagccctggaggggctctcagagccagcacagagggacaatccctgccctgctcctgctgcacacacaattcctcatccagcccagctgtcAGTGGGTCTTCCTGGCCTCAAAAATTCAGCTTCTTCATTAATaagcacagaatttttttctaattagaTTAGGAACaacaataatttttcttcctgctcatTAAAAGTGCTGCAGGGTGAGATGCTCATTTTGTGACAAGGACCCCATCCTTAAAGCTGTTCCCCTTTTGTCACTCCAAAAGGAACCCAGACATTCCAGGGCCACCTTCAGAATCCAGGGTTCCCTGTTGTGTTTGTCAGGAAAGAGGCACTCAATGGTGGGGAATTAGACCTTTACACAAGGAGCTTTTGTTTTCAGGTTTTTGAAAGTGAAAGATGCTGGGGAAATGTAAAGTCCATAAAGGAATCATCTCTGAAACTGAAAAGCAACCCCTGGAGCTCAGCACTCTCCTGAGCCTTCAAAAGCtccatgtggaaaaaaaataaaggttatCATTAATGATAAGACTAAATGTAACATCTATTTTTATCTGAACTACACCAATTGGCCCCAGAATATCACTCAAAGCAAGCcagaaataattaatataatttgatTCAACTGTAAATTACAATTTGGTATAAAGAACACGACCTTATTAGGAAACTagaatcttttatttttcaaattgaCCTTTACTTTCAGAATATGGCGTTGCTATCTCAAACTCGAAAAATTAGTTTTGCTGTAAAAAATAATGGTTGTTCttctataattttaaaaatgttatttcagcATGAGGCTTTTGAAATGTCtcattaatcttttttttttccaagttgtaATAATGTTGGAGAACAGGAATATTATTTCTGACCTAAGATAAATGACGTAGCACAAAAAATATGTACATTGGGGTAATATAATGGA
The nucleotide sequence above comes from Molothrus aeneus isolate 106 chromosome 2, BPBGC_Maene_1.0, whole genome shotgun sequence. Encoded proteins:
- the PCP4 gene encoding calmodulin regulator protein PCP4, which gives rise to MSERQGTGATNGKDKTSGENDGQKKVQEEFDIDMDAPETERAAVAIQSQFRKFQKKKAGSQS